DNA sequence from the Malus sylvestris chromosome 10, drMalSylv7.2, whole genome shotgun sequence genome:
gacatggttttcatgaaaaacgtcgggttttcatgggtgtattgttttatgaaaacttctggtttcaaaggcactaaattcgaaactacaggtttgatttagtttatgaacatttagttcataaaagagaggttcctgcaagaaactcagaatgcaatatactaacttagtgtagtggatttgagttgtctttgggaactcaagtgtgagagcttcgttactacgaaagtatgtgacggttcaaagtataaaaataaattattgaatcgttaatgtccaaaagtgatcttcaggtcaataattttggattcattatcagattaatggactgcaagtcacttttaattaattcaataggtCGGGACCATACAGGGTCGATCGTAGAagtaaaataatattaatatacatgttaaattatttagaatgctaaaataatagcaTTTGGGTTGAAAAAAGATGCCCCAAAAAATAATTTGGGCATGGGTGGGTGTCTTAAGCATAAGACACGGCCCAAGGGGTTAAGGGGTAGGCTGCAGGCCATACGGGGAGGGAACGAAGCCCCAGCCGCAGCTGGGTTTCGATTTTGGGCTGCGGGAAGGGTGCACGGGACAAGCCCAGTTGATGCTAGCTTGTGGGTTAGCATGGGTGGACAAAAGTCCCAGCCTCATGGGCTGGCGTGATGACTACCGGCCGCAGGGACAAGTACCCAGCAAGTGAGGCCTAATGTGGGTTCGGTTTTGGGACCAGGAAAGCTGCAGGCTTTCCACAGAGGAAGAACTAGGGTTGCAGGCCCTTTCTACTCAATCAGGTCGAAGGCCTGGGGATCTTATTAGGTGCAGCAAGAGCCCATAGGGCTGCTGCCAAGGTTATGCAGGAGGGTGCCAAGCAATGTCCAAtttccccttcttttttttttcaaaatccattagggtttaggaaaccctaaatatgcttctaatttaatttaatactttgactcacaaattccacatggcaattattgcgtaatgcatgaaacaaatatatatatatattgacaaatattataacatatacaatatatatatcggaatgtaaatataaatgtagggggttcatgcatcatgggaaatgttttcatgcttcatgggtcgtttcaaatatcttcctttattttaagcgtacctgagtaGCAGAAAAcgacaaaagcctttgaatttgtagaagatccttcttgAAAGCAGGAattctccaatgcgttgtatcacgttcaacacagaaaaattaaattgaatcaatagcatgtagatcaatttaataaaataataaattaatcatgaaaagaatgattaaaacgtaatactccccagattgaagatcaaactctcttgtCAGCACAGCGTCAAGAGCatactgataacgtgttgtatgcataatttattgaacaattatggaggccttagagagagagggggtgtggcaatagagagaagaatagagagatgtgtaattgtgggtgtgttatCTTcctccattgtgcctttatttatagtagtagaaaGGGTAAAacatttccctttaggattacaacatttaataggtaatctaatcctaataggaatataagatacattctcatatttcctaggatttacacaatcacattcctattctaaatagaaCTGCAACATTAAATAATTTATACACTCTAATATAAAATAACTATTTAGGCTCCATAAATTTTATAATAGAAATTATTTTAtgaatacaccccaaatcatgTTCAATTTGTATCCTATTTTTCATCATGCTCTGCTTTTTGGTTATCTAGTCAATGGCATTGTTGATTCCATGAAAAAGGCAATAGCCAAATctgcctttttattttttaacacattTTTCCAAACAACATGTAAGTGACGTTGGCATGGTTGATTCATCAGTGATCAATTCAATCCTAACCTCCTAATTCAGTGGAACCCCAAAATTGAtggacctaaaccctaaaattgcCAGAAATCAAAACGTGTAGAAAAATCTaaggattattattattatttggttgAAAAGAATTATTATTTAGGCTAgtcatttgatattttttttaaaaatggaAGGAAATTTTCGTTTCTCTTGCTGTAGGCTGTTTCAcatgttttttattattaattacaCGTTTATGATTATTCAtcctattattttgtttgtATTTATTTGATGATTGATGACATAAATCTCGCATTTGTGAAATATCAAATGAAATATCTCATTTGTCATGTTTTCTGCATTTGATATCCGTGGGAGTAAACAACATTCATGTGAAgtgtattcaacaatatgtgaTGTGTGAATAAAGCAACCCAATTTAAAAAGCAATACAACAAATTCCTCCATCTTCTTAGAAATTGATAAATTTGTCAAAATGATAGGTTTCCAAATCCTAACTCCCGATCAGTTTTGAGTATGTCgtcaatatttaatttttatgttgttaatataaattaatttgTAATCAACATTTAATTTTGATCAGTTCTacaattataatttaatttctaattattttaatcaattttcgaaaaaaacaaaatctatgGAAAAGGGTAATTCCTGATTTTGTTAACAAATTCGTTGGCGGGCTTTTATCCAAAATAGTCCTtaagattgacataactcctcacttttgTCTCTGAAATTTACCATTAGATTGTCCGCAGTCAATTATTTTTAGTCTTTATGTaagaaatctccattaaattaaGACCAAAACTTTTTACAAAaaagactaaaatgattgatagtCGACAATCTCAAAACTATTGATTTTATATCtcaagaaataaaataagagtTATGAAAATATCAGTACCCCTCGGCTCCACATAAACATATAAACTCATCTTTCACATTTAAAACgcacaaccaccaccaccaccacattcGATTCGATTGTCAGTTTGTCAAATTGTCAGTGCTTTTGGAGAGATTTGTTGGAGAGATGAAAATGACAGTGAGTTTGTTGGAGATATTTGTTGGGTAAGGTCTCATGTATTTTTCTGGGATTTGTCTCACACTTTTTGAACATCATTCTCAAGGGAAATAAATATAGATTTTCGATAGTTTGGTGGAAGTGCTTCTCATGGCAATGATCTCCAAATGTAAATGCATAAACAACACAAGATTTAAGTGGTTCGCCAAATCGACTACATCCACTAGGTTTACTTTCATTGTATTTCACTATATATGAGAAACTTACAAATACAGTGAAAGATGGCTTAAAGCCCTAAGAACATGTAAGAGAAAGATAAGTAGGTAACATGAAAGAGAGAATGacttttgtttataccatatttaggacctcgtatttagacctcatataaatactcgggggacttaaatgtaattatgtaataaaggaatgggcaaatatgtaataagtgaggattccttattctataaaagggccccTCACCCTCATAATTAGGGGAGActaattcctaaggctcctcaccccctctcaaagctctctctctcagagctctctctccctcagataaataaataaccagtgtggacgtagccccaaaccttggggtgaaccaacatacatcttgtgttatttacatttcatgtagattcacggtcggatccaagacctccggttttgtgtatcaacatttggcgccgtctttgggaatcgacacaaaaagttatgtcggttctctttcattttttcacatcCGCCGTGAACAtgcagaaacccaagaaccTAGAAAACCTCACTATTtgggcttttccagaaaacccaTTTTCCATATCTCTCTCTTATCTTTTTAGGCAACCATGCCTCTTACAGAGAGCTCAACTGTAGGAGCAAAGCACATGAAATGGAGAAGACACAGACCCCACTAGCAAACCTTCTTAGTGTGGTCAAGATCCGCTGAGCTGTAGTGGAGTCCAACCATGAGATGGGCTCATCCAGCAAAATGGGCCCCCTTCGTGAGAAACGTTGCAAACTTGCAATCTTTCAAACTTGTCTGTATCTGGGTACTCCCCAAACCGGCTTTTCGAGCTGGTCTTTGATCGGACCCAATACCTTTACGGATTCCGAGTAGAACGCCGACCACGTCAACCCCTCGATCTTCAACCCCGCTAAGCTCAACGCACAGTCTCACCTGGCAGCTGCAACTATCGAGCCCTATGAGTTTGGACCCGCTCTCGAGCCGCACTTCGTGTCCACTCAGAACATGGTACCACCGCCCGGGAACCTCCGGGGACCTTTGACCATCGTCGACGAGATGACCGGCAAAAGGTATCAGGTCCAGGTCTCTAACCtgctctctctctatctctatctcttcAATTTCTCCATCTTCCTTAGGTTCGAAAAAGGGGATTCCAGAaaagaatcaaataaaaaacccaGTGGACCTGCAAGAAAGTTATGTCGGGTCCGAGTTCCTGTTTGGCGATGACGACGTGGAGGGAGGCGTGCGGATCTCGCCGCACCAGTTCCTGGCGAGGTAGATGGCGAGAATGAGAATAACGTCATTCTCGGTGCACGAAGGCGTCAGGAGGACGTTGAAAAGAAGGGATCTCAGTCAGAATCGGAATCGAGTCGGGTTGGCTAGGATGCTCCACTTTTGGACTTTGCGTCTTCACGAAGCTGAACCTCAGAGCTAAAAGTTGCTCGCttgcttgtttcttcttcttctctttattCTCTAAACCCAGCAAACCCAGCTCCCTAAAACCCAAGCCAAAACCCTTTACCGTCACATTAACAACATCGGCGTCAATGAAATGGAGACCCGCCGCGCAGAGAAACCTACGAAACCAGTGGCCCAAGCTAGTTTCTCACAGACAGCAATGAGCATCTTCTTCCTCCGCCGCAAGGTCACATACCACAAGTCTCGTAAAcgcctttctctctctaaatgaTGAATCCATATCTCGCAAGAATGAGGTAAAGACGAACATCTTTGATTGGGCATCATATCTGCACATAACCTACTGTCGTTGTTATCGTAAACGCCTTCCTGCATATGTTGTTGGTATCCATATCTCAGACAACCTATTATGTTGTCGTTGGTTTCCCTCGGCTGCACCAGTTTCAGTACACCAGAAGAAAGCTTTGTGACTGCACAAAGTTCACCAGATGCACAAGATTCCGCAAGTTCAGCTTCCAAGCTTGCCTTTCTTTCTCAAATCACGACGAGCATAACCAGTACCAACCAGGGCGAGTTCTTTGCATTGACTCAATCAGTGACTTaggagatcaagaaaagcaaaagataatCATCATATTATCAATTCTATCATGATTGCTTTTGTCTAGCAGATGGAGAGACAGACACAGGTGcaggaaaagaagaaagcaaaagcagcaACAGAATAataaaagcagaaagcatggcTACCCACTACTCAATTCAATAATATGTGATGTGTGAATAAAGCAACCCAATTTAAAAAGCAATACAACAAATTCCTCCATCTTCTTAGAAATTGATAAATTTAGGTTTCCAAATCCTAACTCCCGATCAGTTTTCAGTATGTCGTCAATATTTgatttttatgttgttaatataaattaatttgtaatcaacatttaattttgattagttctacaattataatttaatttctaattattttaatcaattttcgaaaaaaataaaatctatggAAAAGGGTAATTCTCGATTTTGTTAACAAATTTGTTGGCgggctttttattcaaaatagtccttaagattgacataactcctcactttgatcTCTGAAATTTACCATTAGATTGTCCGCCGTAAATTATTTTTAGTCTTTAGGTGAGAAATCTCCGTTAAATTAAGACCAAAATTTTGTACAAAAAAAGACTAAAATAATTGATAGCGGACAATCTCAAAACTATTGATTTTATATCTCAAAGAACTAAAATGAGAGTTACGAAAATATCAGTACCCTCAGCTGATAGCCGTCGTTGGTGACTCCACTCCACATAAACAGATAAACTCATCTTTCACATTTAAAACGCACCACCACCTACCACCCACCAACACCACCGCATTCGATTCGATTGTCAGTTTGTCAAATTGTCAATTTGTCACAGTGACAGTATTGTCCTGTCGCTCCACTCTGAATTTGCTGCAGCTGTTATTATTAAGCACGCACGTGCGACTTCAAATCTTCTGCGATTATCTTCATTTGATAAGATAGATAGTAGAGCAGAAACTTGAAGCTTGAGGGGACAGGCGGCGATTTTCCAATGGAGTCCACATTGTCCGCAGCGACGCCGACAACGGCAGCTCTCCTCGCCGTCTCCAAATCCCTCAACCGCCGACTGGAAAGGAGGACCTTTCTCAGTCAACGCCTCCCGAGTCGTCTTCTTGCTCGCAGGCACCTCACTTCGGTTCACACCAGCTACTACGGCTTTCAGGCTCCTAAACCTGATCCTTTCTCTTCCTCGTCTCTGAGAAGTGTCTGCGTCGCTGGCCCGCTCTTACGGCGCCGTTTAGAGTGCGTCGGTAGATCCGCTTCTTCTTTTGCCTCCGGCGGTGGAAATGGTGGCTTTGGCGGAGAGAGTGGCGGCAGCGGCGGTGACGGCGAGGGAGGTTCCGGTGGCGGCGATGCCAAGTCCAAGGTTGCTGCTGCTGGAGGCGATGAGGTTTCGGCGCTCTCCACTGATGTCATTGTTCTCGATGTTGGAGTACGAATACACTGATACGGAaactcctttctctctctctctccctcctcagTCTGATTGATTGGTGATTTGCTTGGACAGGGAATGACATGTGGAGGATGTGCAGCCAGTGTGAAGCGAATTCTAGAAAATCAAGTAAGTTTAATTTCACTTTCTACCTCAAATTTACATGTATTTCGTTTGCTATCAAAGTTTCAAGTAAGTTTAATAccacctatatatatgtgtatgtatatatggcAGCCACAGGTATCGTCTGCGACTGTAAACCTCACAACTGAGACGGCAATTGTGTGGCCTGTGTCCGAAGCGAAGGCTACACCAAACTGGCAAAAGCAGTTAGGAGAGACACTTGCAAACCAATTGACCAGTTGCGGTTTCAAGTCTAACCTTCGCGGTAAGCATTTCACAATTGTTTCGCATTCAGCCTGTTACTTTTATTTATCGTTCTTATTAAAGTATGAATTCACCACTCCCAGACCCTgcttaaagcgggagccttgtgcactggtaCGACCTTTATTAAAGTATGAATTCCATGGTTCTCAGTTAATGGAAAGTTGTATGTTTGGTTAATCCTTGTAATGGCTAGTCTTTTTAACTTTTCAAGGGCATTGCTTGTTCTTTGCTGTTTTTTCGGGATAACATTTGAAACTTGGTAATCAATGTTCATATTGATTTGGGACCTAAAGTTTGTTGATTATTTTCTTCGAGTGTGTTTTCGGTGTTACTTATACACGTATTAGGAAAAGTGTAATGAAACTGTTTCCTTAGAGTCCGTTTAGATTAACATTGCAAGAATCAGTGACAACTTAAACTTTTTCAGTTATTGAAAAACACCGAAGTGCTAATTTTTAATGCTAGACGTTCTTGAAATTCTTGATATATTAACATGATGTTGATTAAGATTAACTTATATTGGCAGACATTCAGTGGTGATTGTTCTGATGTTGGCTTTCAGAGTTTTTTTAGCACATTAGTTGATTGCGTTGGTATGAGGATATAGGCTGACATCATTAGATTTGTGGAGTTGCAAAATTAGGCCAGATAGGAAGCGGAAACTGGATTCATCAGGGGTCCTcttttaagaaattttaaattttctgttGAGGAAGTAACAAGCAATCAATTCCTCAGTTCCAGTCTGCTGCTTAAGTGATTTGGAAATCGAATGGTCCTACCAAGGTTCATATTTTGGCTTGGATCATAGTTCATGGAAGCGAAAATACTTATGCTTTGGTACAAAGTAAATCACCATTTTTCCTGTCTCCTCGTTGGTGTATTTTGTGCAACAAGGAGGAAGTATTTGAAAATCATCTGTTTCCACATTGTCCATATGCATTGAGACCGGTGATGGTTAGTTAGGGTGGGGAAGCAAGAGTCCATTGGGTTATTCCTCATTCACCTTCAAATATTTTTGGTGAAAAGAGTATGTTTTGGTGGTGGAAAAAAAGGTGAGAATTTTGTGGAGTTGCACTGTGTTAGCTGTCTTTTGGGTAATTTGGTTGGCGAGAAATAGAAAAATCTTTGAGAACTATAGTGGGGATGTAAGAGAAAACTCTTCAGTCAGGTTCTGAGCATCATTTTTGGCTTCTGTTTCTCCAGCTTTTAGTGATCTATCATTTTCTATAGTTTTATTAGATTGGGTAGCTGCTGTAGGGTAGCTTTTCAAGTTGTAATTCAATGTGAGAGAGTACTTTAGTTTTGTTTTGAGGATTGTATCAGTTTGTTGGAGGACCTGTTGTCCactattagttttcttttattatgcTTTAGttctttaatgaaattttggttctcaaagagaaaaggttgcaaaaagaaaaaacaaagtcaGACAAAAGAGCATGAGAACCATCGATCTTGCTTGAAAGGGTTTCTTTTCTATCTCCGTTTGATTTCAAAGCCAGAAagctctttctcttttcttggtACTCAAGCGTGCTCCTTTTACATCTAAAAAATTGTGATGCCGCGG
Encoded proteins:
- the LOC126585713 gene encoding copper-transporting ATPase PAA1, chloroplastic-like isoform X1 — its product is MESTLSAATPTTAALLAVSKSLNRRLERRTFLSQRLPSRLLARRHLTSVHTSYYGFQAPKPDPFSSSSLRSVCVAGPLLRRRLECVGRSASSFASGGGNGGFGGESGGSGGDGEGGSGGGDAKSKVAAAGGDEVSALSTDVIVLDVGGMTCGGCAASVKRILENQPQVSSATVNLTTETAIVWPVSEAKATPNWQKQLGETLANQLTSCGFKSNLRGKHFTIVSHSACYFYLSFLLKYEFHGSQLMESCMFG
- the LOC126585713 gene encoding copper-transporting ATPase PAA1, chloroplastic-like isoform X3 → MESTLSAATPTTAALLAVSKSLNRRLERRTFLSQRLPSRLLARRHLTSVHTSYYGFQAPKPDPFSSSSLRSVCVAGPLLRRRLECVGRSASSFASGGGNGGFGGESGGSGGDGEGGSGGGDAKSKVAAAGGDEVSALSTDVIVLDVGGMTCGGCAASVKRILENQPQVSSATVNLTTETAIVWPVSEAKATPNWQKQLGETLANQLTSCGFKSNLRGQGATEGDISP
- the LOC126585713 gene encoding copper-transporting ATPase PAA1, chloroplastic-like isoform X2 produces the protein MESTLSAATPTTAALLAVSKSLNRRLERRTFLSQRLPSRLLARRHLTSVHTSYYGFQAPKPDPFSSSSLRSVCVAGPLLRRRLECVGRSASSFASGGGNGGFGGESGGSGGDGEGGSGGGDAKSKVAAAGGDEVSALSTDVIVLDVGGMTCGGCAASVKRILENQPQVSSATVNLTTETAIVWPVSEAKATPNWQKQLGETLANQLTSCGFKSNLRVAGQGATEGDISP